Part of the Natronobacterium gregoryi SP2 genome, CGGTAAAGATCGAGACCGACCGCGTCAGCGTCCTCCTCAAGGTCAATGTCGAGTTCGACCAGCGTCTCGGACTGTTCGTGCATGAAACTCATCGGCTCGACGACGACGCGCTCGGCCTCGCCACCCAGTTCTTCGACGACATCCTCGGTCTCGGGTTCGGTCCACTCGATGCCGCGGTTCTCGTGGTTCTGGTAGCCGATCTCGTACTCCTCGAGACCGATAATGTTGGCGAGCGCATCGGCGTGTCCTTCGACGTACCCGTCGTAGCGACTCCCCTCTTCGAGGTACTTCGTCGGGGTGCCGTGTGCCGAGAAGACGAAGGCGGTGTCGGGGTCGGCGAGGTCGATTCCTTCCTCGGCGACGAACTCGCGGATTGCCTCGGCACGGATACGGTTGTACGTCGGCGTGCGGTGCCAGCCAGTAATCGACGCGAACTCGGGATCGTACGCGAGGTCGTCGATCGCCGCCTCGAGCGCGTCGATGGCAGCGACGCTGGTCGAGGGCCCACAGAGCGGATAGATCGGAACTGCAAGGACCGACTCGAACTCTGCTTCGGCCAACTGTTTTGCAACGTCCGGGATCAGTGGTTCCATGAACTGCATCGCGTGGTAGACCGAGACGTCGTGTCCCCGATCGTCGAGCGTCTCCGCGAGTGCCTCGGCCTGGGCAGTCGCCTGCTCTTGCAGCGGTGAGCCTCCGATCTCCTCGTACTCCTCCATCAGGCCCGGCAGACGCCGTTTTGCCAGCTCGCGGGAGCGTTCCCGTGCTGCTTCCTCCGACTCGGCGTCCTCGAGCGAGGCGTTGTCGTAGAAGATACGCGTCAGGTACTCGAGGACGACGTCGCGGTCCGGTTCGGACGGTTCTCCGAAGTTCAGCAGGACGACGGCAGTTTCCATGGTCGAGGGTTAGGATGGCTCCGGTATAGATACTTCGGAGGCGGAAGACGAATCACTAGCCCGTCGGGGCGCAGTTGGTCTTGCCGGCGCGACTGGAGTTATATGGACTGCTGTCCCGCTGTACCGGCGCGACTACAGAGAACTCGCGGTCGCGCTGGAACTGACGGACAGCAAACCGTATCAGAGCCGAGACGATCGAAGGCGGACACGTCACGGGAAACCGCTCGTTCGGCGAATCGACAGACAACACCGAGGTCTGGTTCGGGCTAGCCGGGCGGTCGTCGACCCCCTGTATTCCTCGACGAGTTGGGCCTTCTCGATCCCGCAAGACCCCAGACTCCGTTCGATGACGAGGGACCGATGCCCTCTCGAGGCACCCACCCTCGAGAGAGTTGCCCACTACTGGCCGTGAGAGGCGTACAACTGGGCCGGAACTGCACGAGGTCGGCGGCGAGTAGATCACGCAATTATATATTTTCTCAGTACAGATATTTTTAGTATCATTTAGGTGCCGGGTGCAGCCATCAGTAATGCAGAGCCGGGTGAGACGGTCGAACAGATGGCCGAAAGCCGGCTTCTGATCGACCTGTGGCCGGACTGCACCCGCCCAGGTCGGTAACGCTTTAGACGTTGTACTGGCCCAGAGATCGGCGCTTTCGCATCTAACTGCCGTTTCCAGCAGTTGCTATCGGAGCTAGCCGGAAAACGCTCGCCGACGAAGCCCACGGTTCGAGCGGCAGAGTCCGAACGGGAAACCGTAGGTACCGCGTTCAATAGCACGCTGTCGAACTAGCCAACATATTGCTTATAGTATAAAATACTGAAAGTGTTCGTACTAGTATGTAGTCCAGAACTCGCCGGCAGCGATAGCGTGATCGTAAATCCGCGCCGTCTGTACGCAGACGTCATCGAGTCAGCGAACGGTCGCCAAGGAGGATACCACGGCCCCACCGGCCGGCATGAACAACGACTGCCCGGCACGGCTCGAGGGTCCCCGCCCGTGAGACGGATCGCTGTCCCGATTCCCGGTGCAACCGCTTTGGGACGCGACTACACCACCACTGACCGAGACGGTTTACTGTAGTCGATTGCCGCCGATCGCCGACCACCGGCCCCGTTCTGGCAATCGGCAGTAACTAGTTACAGCAATCCGTATGGGAG contains:
- the hemH gene encoding ferrochelatase, coding for METAVVLLNFGEPSEPDRDVVLEYLTRIFYDNASLEDAESEEAARERSRELAKRRLPGLMEEYEEIGGSPLQEQATAQAEALAETLDDRGHDVSVYHAMQFMEPLIPDVAKQLAEAEFESVLAVPIYPLCGPSTSVAAIDALEAAIDDLAYDPEFASITGWHRTPTYNRIRAEAIREFVAEEGIDLADPDTAFVFSAHGTPTKYLEEGSRYDGYVEGHADALANIIGLEEYEIGYQNHENRGIEWTEPETEDVVEELGGEAERVVVEPMSFMHEQSETLVELDIDLEEDADAVGLDLYRVPVPHDDPRFPGLLADLVEPFLSGFEPDYYQLRQCQCRDEPGTYCMNAGLPPQ